From one Pecten maximus chromosome 8, xPecMax1.1, whole genome shotgun sequence genomic stretch:
- the LOC117333243 gene encoding 3-oxoacyl-[acyl-carrier-protein] synthase, mitochondrial-like, with amino-acid sequence MNSNWLKFTKISKQIANSHQVNFHVGKSLNCDGLRTVKLRRVVVTGLGIVSCLGVGSRHVWDRIIKGQCGIGTINGEGFEGIPCKVAGLIPRGDNPGELQLKDYMSVQEQRIMSQGCAYALAAVEEALTDAGWKPKSEDEKNSTGVAIGMGMVGMEEMFNTGLALRDRGYTRVSPYFMPKILINMTAGNISVKHSLQGPNHAVSTACTTGLHAVGDAFRFIQRGDAKVMVAGGSEESPNPMSVAGFSRMRALSTKFNDSPQKASRPFDKDRDGFVMSEGSGILVLEELEHALDRGADIYAEVLGYGLSGDANHMTAPQEDGSGAYRCMKAALNDAQFSETDIGYINAHATSTPLGDLAESRAIWRLFGEKNPDVLVSSTKGATGHLLGSAGSVEAIFAVMACYSRKIPATLNLCESDIDLPLKYVSQNSVDWPSGSARRLALTNSFGFGGTNGSLCIGSFHQG; translated from the exons ATGAATTCGAATTGGCTGAAATTTAccaaaataagtaaacaaatagCAAATAGTCACCAAGTCAATTTTCACGTTGGGAAGAGTCTAAATTGTGACGGTCTACGGACCGTAAAGTTGAGGCGTGTGGTTGTGACGGGTTTAGGGATTGTGTCTTGTCTTGGTGTTGGATCCAGACATGTGTGGGATAGAATTATCAAAGGCCAATGTGGAATCGGCACAATCAATGGAGAAG GCTTTGAAGGTATTCCCTGTAAGGTAGCTGGTCTTATtccaaggggagataatcctgGAGAATTGCAGCTCAAAGATTACATGTCCGTCCAAGAGCAGCGCATCATGTCCCAGGGTTGTGCATACGCACTTGCTGCTGTTGAGGAGGCACTTACAGATGCAGGATGGAAACCCAAATCTGAGGATGAAAAAAATTCTACTG GGGTTGCTATAGGTATGGGAATGGTAGGCATGGAGGAGATGTTCAACACTGGCCTCGCACTACGGGATAGGGGTTATACTCGGGTCAGTCCATACTTCATGCCAAAAATTCTCATCAACATGACAGCAGGCAACATCAGTGTCAAACATAGCTTACAG GGCCCTAATCATGCTGTGTCCACTGCCTGTACCACAGGACTACATGCTGTAGGGGATGCCTTCAGGTTTATTCAGCGTGGGGATGCCAAAGTGATGGTAGCTGGTGGATCGGAGGAGAGTCCCAACCCTATGTCTGTGGCTGGCTTCTCCAGGATGAGGGCACTAAGTACAAAATTCAATGATAGTCCTCAGAAGGCCTCCAGGCCATTCGACAAAGACAGGGATGGATTTGTTATGTCAGAGGGATCGGGCATCTTGGTGTTGGAGGAGCTTGAACATGCATTGGATAGAGGGGCAGACATATACGCAGAAGTTTTAGGTTATGGTCTGTCAGGTGATGCAAATCACATGACCGCTCCACAGGAGGATGGTTCTGGGGCCTACAGGTGTATGAAAGCAGCCCTAAATGATGCTCAATTCTCTGAGACAGACATTGGGTATATAAATGCTCATGCAACCTCGACACCATTGGGTGATTTGGCAGAGAGCAGGGCCATCTGGCGGCTGTTTGGAGAGAAAAATCCGGATGTTTTGGTGTCCTCTACTAAAGGTGCTACTGGACATTTGTTAGGTAGTGCAGGCAGTGTGGAAGCCATATTTGCTGTAATGGCCTGTTATAGTAGGAAAATACCCGCCACATTAAATCTGTGTGAATCAGACATTGACCTTCCACTGAAGTATGTTAGTCAGAACTCTGTAGATTGGCCATCAGGGTCAGCAAGACGTTTAGCTCTCACAAACTCTTTTGGATTTGGAGGTACAAATGGCAGTTTGTGCATAGGAAGTTTTCATCAGGGCTAA